One genomic region from Lynx canadensis isolate LIC74 chromosome E1, mLynCan4.pri.v2, whole genome shotgun sequence encodes:
- the CD79B gene encoding B-cell antigen receptor complex-associated protein beta chain isoform X1, whose product MAELVLSPMPSNWLVVLLLLLSAGVPAAKTEDLYQDPKGSTCARIWQNPRFIARKRGAMVEIRCYTKDLGAVSWLRKRETDLEPKPLLKDARILESQNGTFATLTIQGIQFQDNGIYFCQQKCLKESLSTGCGTELRVMGFSTIAQLKRRNTLKDGIIMIQTLLIILFIIVPIFLLLDKDDSKPGMDEDHTYEGLNIDQTATYEDIVTLRTGEVKWSVGEHPGQE is encoded by the exons ATGGCCGAGCTGGTGCTGTCTCCCATGCCCAGCAACTGGCTGGTGGTGTTGCTGCTGCTTCTGTCAG CAGGTGTGCCAGCAGCCAAAACAGAAGACCTGTACCAGGATCCCAAAG GAAGCACTTGTGCCCGGATCTGGCAGAACCCACGTTTCATAGCCCGGAAAAGGGGAGCCATGGTGGAGATCAGGTGCTACACAAAGGACCTGGGAGCGGTGAGCTGGCTACGGAAGCGGGAGACGGACTTGGAGCCCAAGCCACTGCTGAAAGACGCCCGCATCCTAGAGAGCCAGAACGGCACCTTTGCCACCCTCACCATCCAGGGCATCCAGTTTCAGGACAACGGCATCTACTTCTGCCAGCAGAAGTGCTTGAAGGAGTCCCTCAGCACGGGCTGTGGCACTGAGCTGCGAGTCATGG GATTCAGCACCATAGCACAGTTGAAGAGGAGGAACACACTGAAAGATGGCATCATCATGATCCAGACCCTGCTCATCATCCTCTTCATCATCGTGCCCATCTTCCTGCTGTTGGACAAG GATGACAGCAAGCCCGGAATGGATGAAGACCACACCTACGAG GGCCTGAACATTGACCAGACAGCCACCTATGAGGACATAGTGACTCTACGGACGGGAGAGGTGAAGTGGTCAGTGGGGGAGCACCCAGGCCAAGAGTGA
- the CD79B gene encoding B-cell antigen receptor complex-associated protein beta chain isoform X2: protein MAELVLSPMPSNWLVVLLLLLSGVPAAKTEDLYQDPKGSTCARIWQNPRFIARKRGAMVEIRCYTKDLGAVSWLRKRETDLEPKPLLKDARILESQNGTFATLTIQGIQFQDNGIYFCQQKCLKESLSTGCGTELRVMGFSTIAQLKRRNTLKDGIIMIQTLLIILFIIVPIFLLLDKDDSKPGMDEDHTYEGLNIDQTATYEDIVTLRTGEVKWSVGEHPGQE from the exons ATGGCCGAGCTGGTGCTGTCTCCCATGCCCAGCAACTGGCTGGTGGTGTTGCTGCTGCTTCTGTCAG GTGTGCCAGCAGCCAAAACAGAAGACCTGTACCAGGATCCCAAAG GAAGCACTTGTGCCCGGATCTGGCAGAACCCACGTTTCATAGCCCGGAAAAGGGGAGCCATGGTGGAGATCAGGTGCTACACAAAGGACCTGGGAGCGGTGAGCTGGCTACGGAAGCGGGAGACGGACTTGGAGCCCAAGCCACTGCTGAAAGACGCCCGCATCCTAGAGAGCCAGAACGGCACCTTTGCCACCCTCACCATCCAGGGCATCCAGTTTCAGGACAACGGCATCTACTTCTGCCAGCAGAAGTGCTTGAAGGAGTCCCTCAGCACGGGCTGTGGCACTGAGCTGCGAGTCATGG GATTCAGCACCATAGCACAGTTGAAGAGGAGGAACACACTGAAAGATGGCATCATCATGATCCAGACCCTGCTCATCATCCTCTTCATCATCGTGCCCATCTTCCTGCTGTTGGACAAG GATGACAGCAAGCCCGGAATGGATGAAGACCACACCTACGAG GGCCTGAACATTGACCAGACAGCCACCTATGAGGACATAGTGACTCTACGGACGGGAGAGGTGAAGTGGTCAGTGGGGGAGCACCCAGGCCAAGAGTGA